Proteins encoded together in one Parasegetibacter sp. NRK P23 window:
- a CDS encoding DUF354 domain-containing protein — protein MKHQPRKILIDIKHPAQLNLFKGLSKELSTAGWDVTISYLGRGKLPAIIQKEYPGFNNIQVGASHGSKWSIFWEGNVKRTFRFFQLIGKNKYNICISASSVPLAFAGFFATTPVIQFYDDPERKRINQLNALLSKKIFFPPVVTASKKVGVFNCLKEWSYLSPDRFTPSTEILETYGLESKKYIFIREVSNKSFNYFNQQDAIVQSFAHKIQPGTKVVLSLEDKSLVDKYPKDWILLKEPVGDIHSLIYHAAAVISSGDSMAREGAMLGVKSVYCGIREMKANLLLEQEGLLVHLPMDTGIDTINKFIRHPYSAEEQISIREKLKAKWTDMVDFMTTQINTYKK, from the coding sequence ATGAAGCACCAACCCCGAAAGATCCTTATCGACATCAAACATCCGGCGCAACTGAACCTCTTTAAAGGACTGTCTAAAGAATTGTCCACCGCCGGCTGGGACGTTACCATCAGTTACCTCGGCAGGGGCAAACTGCCGGCCATCATTCAGAAAGAATACCCCGGATTCAACAACATCCAGGTCGGCGCCAGCCATGGCAGCAAATGGTCCATCTTCTGGGAAGGCAACGTGAAACGTACGTTCCGGTTTTTCCAACTCATAGGGAAAAACAAATACAATATCTGTATTTCAGCAAGCAGCGTGCCGCTGGCCTTCGCCGGGTTCTTCGCCACCACGCCGGTGATCCAGTTTTACGATGATCCGGAAAGAAAAAGAATCAACCAGCTCAACGCGCTGCTCTCCAAAAAAATATTCTTTCCTCCGGTAGTAACCGCATCCAAAAAAGTGGGCGTTTTCAATTGCCTCAAAGAATGGAGTTACCTCAGTCCCGACAGGTTCACGCCTTCTACCGAAATACTGGAAACCTATGGGCTGGAAAGCAAAAAATACATCTTCATCCGTGAAGTGAGTAATAAGTCTTTCAACTATTTCAACCAGCAGGACGCCATCGTGCAATCCTTTGCGCACAAAATACAACCGGGCACAAAGGTGGTATTGTCGCTGGAAGACAAATCACTTGTGGACAAATACCCCAAAGACTGGATACTGCTCAAAGAACCCGTTGGCGATATCCATTCCCTGATTTACCACGCCGCCGCCGTCATTTCTTCCGGCGACAGTATGGCTCGGGAAGGCGCCATGCTCGGCGTGAAAAGCGTGTACTGCGGTATCCGTGAAATGAAGGCCAACCTGTTGCTGGAGCAGGAAGGCTTGTTGGTGCACCTGCCTATGGATACCGGCATTGACACCATCAACAAATTCATCCGACATCCATATAGCGCGGAAGAACAAATCTCCATCCGGGAAAAACTGAAAGCGAAATGGACGGATATGGTAGACTTCATGACAACACAAATCAATACCTATAAAAAATAA
- a CDS encoding nucleotide sugar dehydrogenase — MRISIFGLGYVGCVSIGCLAKNGHTVVGVDVQEQKVELINNGVPTIVEKDIDEIIRTEHAAGKISATTDYLKAVTTTETSIICVGTPSSETGQLNLDYLFRTAEQIGEAIAQKNEFHTVVIRSTVMPGTNERVAAIIAEHSGKKKNEAFAVVSNPEFLREGSAVSDYYNPAITVIGSDHQPSIEKISSLYKDIKGEIIITEIKVAELIKYVNNSFHALKITFANEVGNICKALNIDSHPLMELFCKDTHLNISPAYFKPGFAYGGSCLPKDLKGLATLAHDHYLTSPLLQSIHHSNEHQKQVAFDMIAKTGKKKICFIGLSFKEGTDDLRYSPSVDLAEKLIGKGYTLSIYDKNVHLSKLVGANKAFINHHLPHLSELVCDEPARAICQSDVVLINHRNFDLAAHRELLKDKIVIDLVRVKSDVAQLNYQGICW, encoded by the coding sequence ATGCGAATTTCAATCTTTGGACTAGGATATGTAGGATGCGTAAGTATAGGCTGCCTCGCGAAGAACGGACATACAGTTGTAGGCGTTGATGTGCAGGAACAAAAAGTAGAACTCATCAACAACGGCGTTCCCACCATCGTGGAGAAAGACATCGACGAAATCATCAGAACCGAACATGCCGCGGGGAAAATCAGCGCCACCACCGATTACCTGAAAGCCGTTACCACAACCGAAACCAGCATCATCTGCGTGGGTACGCCTTCTTCCGAAACTGGTCAGCTTAACCTGGATTACCTTTTTCGTACCGCGGAACAGATCGGCGAAGCCATTGCTCAAAAAAACGAATTTCATACCGTAGTTATCCGGAGTACCGTCATGCCCGGTACCAACGAAAGAGTAGCCGCCATTATAGCGGAACATTCCGGGAAGAAAAAGAATGAAGCATTCGCCGTGGTGTCTAACCCGGAGTTTCTGCGCGAAGGCTCCGCCGTGAGTGACTATTATAATCCCGCCATTACGGTGATCGGCAGCGACCACCAGCCTTCCATTGAGAAAATATCCTCGCTGTACAAGGACATAAAAGGAGAGATCATCATCACGGAAATTAAAGTGGCCGAACTGATTAAATACGTGAACAACTCTTTTCATGCCCTGAAAATCACTTTCGCGAACGAAGTAGGGAATATCTGTAAAGCATTGAATATAGATTCGCACCCCTTGATGGAACTGTTCTGCAAGGATACGCACCTGAACATTTCCCCGGCTTATTTTAAACCGGGCTTCGCTTACGGCGGCTCCTGCTTACCAAAAGACCTGAAAGGACTCGCCACCCTGGCGCACGATCATTACCTCACTTCTCCCCTGCTGCAAAGTATTCACCATTCCAATGAGCACCAGAAACAGGTTGCGTTTGACATGATCGCCAAAACGGGAAAGAAAAAAATCTGCTTTATCGGGCTCAGTTTCAAAGAAGGTACCGACGACCTTCGTTACAGCCCTTCGGTTGACCTGGCCGAAAAACTGATCGGCAAAGGATATACCCTTTCGATTTACGATAAGAACGTGCACCTCTCCAAACTTGTAGGCGCCAACAAAGCATTCATCAACCACCACCTGCCGCACTTGTCGGAATTGGTTTGCGATGAGCCCGCGAGGGCCATCTGCCAGTCTGATGTAGTACTCATCAACCACAGGAACTTCGACCTCGCCGCACACCGCGAACTGCTGAAAGACAAAATCGTCATCGACCTGGTGCGCGTGAAAAGCGATGTGGCTCAACTGAACTATCAGGGTATTTGCTGGTAA
- a CDS encoding DapH/DapD/GlmU-related protein, producing MKKIRLLLYYCFSSKLPNSWFPGGKWYNKIRRANLRSVVPIGGNTKIQRGVYIGSGNNVTIGSNCQVNENTRLDNVRIGNHVMIARECIVLGKMHENSSAALPMSEQGVKPVQPTIIEDDVWLGLRVIVMPGVTIRKGCIVAAGAVLTKDTEPYGVYAGVPAKRIKNRNHA from the coding sequence ATGAAAAAGATCAGGCTATTGCTGTACTACTGTTTCAGTTCAAAACTGCCCAACTCCTGGTTCCCCGGAGGGAAATGGTACAATAAGATCAGGCGCGCCAACCTTCGAAGCGTGGTTCCAATTGGGGGAAACACGAAAATTCAGCGGGGCGTGTACATCGGATCCGGTAACAATGTAACCATTGGAAGTAATTGCCAGGTGAACGAAAACACCAGGCTCGACAATGTACGGATCGGAAACCATGTGATGATCGCTAGAGAATGTATCGTACTCGGCAAGATGCACGAAAACAGTTCCGCGGCACTCCCCATGAGTGAGCAGGGCGTGAAACCCGTTCAACCCACCATCATTGAAGATGATGTATGGCTGGGCCTGCGGGTGATCGTAATGCCCGGCGTCACCATCCGGAAAGGATGCATCGTGGCCGCGGGCGCCGTGCTTACCAAAGACACGGAACCCTATGGCGTTTATGCCGGCGTACCCGCCAAAAGAATCAAAAACAGGAACCACGCATGA
- a CDS encoding glycosyltransferase family 4 protein, with protein MKSPKKLLILSPYPHTSGGVSSYVKALKGNWSVEENYFFRGNAGKGKLKRIAFTIERYLSFALEAFFNPSCKAILVNTSMDKKAFKRDRIFILLSKLSFKKVFVFIHGWNQEYFEKIPQQQLNVFFKADKLFVLSKDFKKQLEERGCQKKIIVETTVVDRKFISHFPLPEAEHIQGSRFLYLARLEKEKGILLLLNVFQRLSRQYPHIHLDVAGFGSLEESVKRTISAFNNPNIRFHGLVEGETKTTLFQQSNIFVLPTSHGEGMPISILEAMAAGLAVITTHAGALGDFFQDEKMGFKMKRATMDELEEKMTAAIEMGNVGEMGEYNYKFARTHFTVQKVIERLENEIWEPAADQPKPSFA; from the coding sequence ATGAAAAGTCCGAAAAAACTCCTGATCCTCTCTCCTTATCCCCACACCAGCGGCGGCGTAAGCTCTTATGTAAAAGCGTTGAAAGGTAACTGGAGCGTGGAAGAAAACTATTTTTTCAGAGGAAACGCAGGCAAAGGGAAACTGAAAAGAATAGCGTTTACCATTGAGCGTTACCTCAGCTTCGCGTTGGAAGCCTTCTTTAATCCATCCTGTAAAGCGATCCTGGTGAACACCTCGATGGATAAAAAAGCTTTTAAACGCGACAGGATTTTTATCCTTCTTTCCAAACTGTCTTTCAAAAAAGTGTTTGTGTTCATACACGGATGGAACCAGGAATATTTTGAAAAAATCCCCCAACAACAACTTAATGTATTTTTCAAGGCCGATAAACTGTTCGTATTGAGTAAGGACTTCAAGAAGCAACTGGAAGAACGCGGTTGCCAAAAGAAGATTATTGTGGAAACCACGGTTGTAGACAGAAAATTCATCTCCCATTTCCCGCTTCCGGAAGCGGAACACATCCAGGGTTCGAGGTTTCTCTACCTGGCGCGGCTCGAAAAAGAGAAAGGTATTTTATTGCTGCTGAACGTATTTCAACGCCTGAGCCGGCAATACCCGCATATTCATTTAGATGTGGCCGGCTTCGGCTCACTGGAAGAATCCGTGAAACGAACCATCAGCGCTTTCAACAACCCCAACATCCGTTTCCATGGTTTGGTGGAAGGCGAAACCAAAACGACACTCTTCCAGCAGTCGAACATTTTTGTGCTTCCCACTTCGCACGGCGAAGGAATGCCCATCAGCATACTGGAAGCGATGGCCGCTGGTCTGGCTGTAATCACGACCCATGCCGGCGCGCTCGGCGATTTCTTCCAGGATGAGAAAATGGGTTTCAAAATGAAACGCGCCACCATGGATGAACTGGAGGAAAAGATGACCGCCGCCATAGAAATGGGCAATGTGGGAGAAATGGGCGAATACAACTACAAGTTCGCACGCACCCATTTCACCGTGCAGAAAGTAATTGAAAGACTCGAAAACGAAATCTGGGAACCAGCCGCCGATCAACCTAAACCTTCTTTCGCATGA
- a CDS encoding acyltransferase — MKDKLKYGTPARTVVDYFHFFYLGLANHFFNKIPSYFIRKMIYRHLYRMKIGKHTNIQMNVRVYAPWKIKIGNNCSIGHDSLLDGRRGIHIGDNVDIAGYVRIFTLGHNLNDPGYATLGAPVVIENEASIFTGAYILPGKTVKRGSVLALGAVLTKDTEPWGIYGGNPAQKINTRKIEQLTYQRNYKRYFH; from the coding sequence ATGAAAGACAAACTAAAATACGGCACCCCCGCTAGAACCGTAGTGGACTATTTCCACTTCTTCTACCTGGGACTGGCCAATCATTTCTTCAATAAGATACCCAGCTATTTTATCCGGAAAATGATTTACCGGCACCTGTACCGCATGAAGATCGGTAAGCATACCAATATCCAGATGAACGTACGCGTGTACGCGCCCTGGAAAATAAAAATCGGCAACAACTGCTCCATCGGGCACGACAGCCTGCTCGACGGCAGAAGAGGCATTCATATCGGTGACAATGTAGACATCGCCGGTTATGTGCGCATCTTCACCCTCGGGCATAACCTCAACGATCCGGGTTACGCTACGCTCGGCGCTCCCGTGGTCATAGAGAACGAAGCCAGCATTTTTACGGGCGCCTACATCCTTCCCGGCAAAACAGTGAAACGCGGTTCAGTTCTTGCATTGGGGGCCGTGCTTACAAAAGATACGGAGCCATGGGGCATCTATGGCGGAAACCCCGCGCAAAAGATCAATACCCGGAAAATAGAGCAGCTTACCTACCAACGCAACTACAAAAGATATTTCCATTAA